TCGACATCAAGGACAACAATACTGTTGTTCTAACATATAATCCAGGCTTTGTCGGTAGTTATCGAAATTTTTATTACACTCATAAATGGTCTGATCTTGAAATGCAAAATTTCTTTCAAAATCTATCGACCAAATACAGCAACTTGATAGGCTACAATGTCATTTCCGGCAATGGATTTCATTTTAGCTCACACTAAAAATAGTCTTTTTCATAAATTGCAATTTTACTTCCTCATCATAATTCGGCAGGCAAGTATATTTGACCTTATTTTAATCCAAGGCAAATGAAGGCTCCACTTATCAATCTCATTAGCGACACCATTACCCAGCCCAGCATAGAAATGTTAAAATTTATGATGGCTGCTAAAACAGGCGATGATGTATTTAGGGAAGACCCGAGTGTTAATAAATTAGAAGAAATACTTTCTGCAACTTTTGGCATGGAAGCTGGACTGTTTTGTCCTTCAGGAACCATGGCTAATCAAATAGCCATCAAAGCTCATACGAAACCTTTAGATGAAATGATTTGTGAAGTCAACAGCCATGTTTATCAATTTGAAGTAGGCGGTTATGCTTTTCACAGTGGAATTGCAGTGACTCCAATAATATCAAAAAATGGTAAATTAGATGTGGAACTCATTCAATCCAATATTCGTCCAAATTTTGATTGGTTTCCAAATACACAATTAGTGGTATTAGAAAACACCGGAAACAGAGCTGGAGGAAATTATTATACACTTGAAGAAATCAAAAACATATCCCTTTTCTGCAAAGAACAGAACTTAAAACTCCATATGGATGGGGCTAGAATTTTTAATGCTATTAT
The genomic region above belongs to Saprospiraceae bacterium and contains:
- a CDS encoding aminotransferase class I/II-fold pyridoxal phosphate-dependent enzyme yields the protein MKAPLINLISDTITQPSIEMLKFMMAAKTGDDVFREDPSVNKLEEILSATFGMEAGLFCPSGTMANQIAIKAHTKPLDEMICEVNSHVYQFEVGGYAFHSGIAVTPIISKNGKLDVELIQSNIRPNFDWFPNTQLVVLENTGNRAGGNYYTLEEIKNISLFCKEQNLKLHMDGARIFNAIIESNYTTAELGAYFDSISICLSKGLGAPVGSVLIGSATFISIARKIRKVMGGGMRQSGLLAAAGIYALENNAKRLKEDHIRAKQIEACLQKCDYVASIKPVYTNIIIFELKSELPAQKFLQQLKDQNILAHAFGLHMVRFVTHLDFTEEMLDRLLPVLRNIEV